TGGGTGAGGCCGGTTTCGTTGGAAATCTTGATGACGAGCTCGCGTTTGGTGATGGTAGCCATGGCTTTACGGGTGTGTGATGGTGAAATGCGGCGCGGGGATTGGACACCATAGGAATGGCGCTTTGTCCCGCGAAAAATCCAAAATCATGCGGAATCCATGCCAGAGGTGTTTGAATCACCGCGCACGTTAGCAGTCGTCTTGAAATGCAGTTTTGCAACTTTTGCGAGCGTCTCCATTCCGTGTTTTGCGATGACCTGACGCGCGGCATCCACCACCGCGGCAGAAGCCCCCAGCGGCAACACTACGCCGCCGGAGGTGGAAGTCTTGTCCATCCAGTCGATGAATCTTTCGCGGGCGAGGATCGAGGCGGCAGCCACCGCGATGTCGGATTCCCCCTTGGTCCGCTGGTCGAGTTGGATTTCCACACCCTGCTGCTTCAAGGCCCGGGCCAGCACGTCCGGCCGGGCGAACTGGTCGCTGAGGGCCCGCGGGCAGGCCGGCCGTTGGCCCGCTAGATTCGAGATAACCTTGGCATGTCCCCATGCCAACAGGCGGTTGAGATTGCCGAAGGAAGCAAACATCTCGTTGTAGCGTTCCGGGCCGATGGCGACGATCGAGACGGCGATTCCCGGAACTTCCCGGATCTTGGCCGCTAGATCCCGTATCCGCTTGGCACTGGCGATGCGTTTCGAGTCCATGACCCCGGTGGCCTTCAGGGCTCGGGCGATGGGGGTGTCGGTATATACCCCGGCGATCACCAAAGGGCCGAAGTAATCACCCTTGCCGCTTTCATCGATGCCGAAGTGCGGGGTATACATCTCCGGATCGAGTTCCTCCTCGTAGCCCAGCTTGGCCTCGCCCAAGACCTCCGGCTCTAGCAGGAATCGGATGAAGTCCTCCGTGTCTTTCCCTTGGATCAGCACTTTCGGGCCCTTGGCGTAGACCGCCACGTTCAGCTTTCCCTTCTTCGCGGCGTAGAGCGTGTAGGGCTTCTCCTCGAATTCGTAGCCGCGATCCTCCAGCACCTCCCGCAGGCGTGTCGCCTGGGCGGTGGTCAGCGGCGCGGTGTGCGAGGTGAGGGCCACGGGCAGGCAGTGAACCGCCAAGAAGCCCGCTGCGCCAAGGATTTTCCCCTCTTCGCATCAAGTGCATTGGCCTTTCCGGCTGTCCGCATCCATGCTCCGGGCGTGCTCAAGCCGATCTCCCGCCAGACCCCGCTCGATGCTCCGGAAGCGTTCCGGGCCGCGCTCCGCGGGTGGTTCGAGCAAAACGGGAGGGACTACCCATGGCGGCGCACCACGGATCCATATGCCGTGCTGGTCTCGGAGGTCATGCTGCAGCAGACACAGATCGCCACGGTGCTGGGTCGCGGCTTCTACACCCGCTTTCTGGAGCGGTTCCCGGATGTCGCCAGCTTGGCGGCTGCGGAGGACGAGCCGCTCCTAAAGGCATGGGAGGGCCTCGGTTATTACCGCCGGGCCCGCATGCTGCGGGAGTCTGCCCGCGCGGTGATGCAGCAGCATGGCGGGAGCTTCCCGCGGGATCATGCGGGCCTTCTGGATCTGCCGGGGATCGGGCGCTACACGGCGGGTGCGCTGTTCTCCTTCGCCTTCGATCTGCCGGCCCCGCTGGTAGATGGGAATGTCGCGCGGGTGCTGGCACGGCTCTTCGATCGAGCCGATCCGGTCGACACCGGAGCGATGCAGAAGTGGCTGTGGAACACCGCGGAACAACTGCTCGATCGCGAGCATCCGCGCATTTTCAACTCCGCCCTGATGGAACTCGGGCAGACGCACTGCCGTCCGGGCGTGCCGGATTGCCTGTCCTGCCCGGTTTCCGCCTTCTGCCAGACGCGGGAGCCTTCCGCCCTGCCGGTGAAGGCGAAGAAGCAGGTGATCAAGGAGATCGACGAGCATGTACTTTTCGTGGTCGACCAAGGCCGCCTCCTGATGTGCCAGCAGGGGAAAGGACGGCGCGAGGGGATGTGGCGTCTGCCGGTCCGCGGGAAGGACGAGGTGGCGGGACTGCCTCTGCTTCACCGGCGGAAATATGGCATTACTCGCTACCGCGTGACCCTACATCTTCACGACTGCGCTCAAGGCCCTCCGGTGGCCACCCACCGCGCCGGCGAGTGTTGGGTGCCGCTCCCGGAATTGGCCCGTATCGTTATTCCTCCGGCTGATCGGGCGGCGATCACGGCGGTTCTTGACGCTGCGGAAGAAATCGCGTGAGAACCGGTAACTCTTTTGCTTCATTTCCTCCGGATGCGACTCCTCACCCGCCTGAT
This is a stretch of genomic DNA from Luteolibacter rhizosphaerae. It encodes these proteins:
- a CDS encoding A/G-specific adenine glycosylase, with translation MLKPISRQTPLDAPEAFRAALRGWFEQNGRDYPWRRTTDPYAVLVSEVMLQQTQIATVLGRGFYTRFLERFPDVASLAAAEDEPLLKAWEGLGYYRRARMLRESARAVMQQHGGSFPRDHAGLLDLPGIGRYTAGALFSFAFDLPAPLVDGNVARVLARLFDRADPVDTGAMQKWLWNTAEQLLDREHPRIFNSALMELGQTHCRPGVPDCLSCPVSAFCQTREPSALPVKAKKQVIKEIDEHVLFVVDQGRLLMCQQGKGRREGMWRLPVRGKDEVAGLPLLHRRKYGITRYRVTLHLHDCAQGPPVATHRAGECWVPLPELARIVIPPADRAAITAVLDAAEEIA
- the rnhC gene encoding ribonuclease HIII, with the protein product MALTSHTAPLTTAQATRLREVLEDRGYEFEEKPYTLYAAKKGKLNVAVYAKGPKVLIQGKDTEDFIRFLLEPEVLGEAKLGYEEELDPEMYTPHFGIDESGKGDYFGPLVIAGVYTDTPIARALKATGVMDSKRIASAKRIRDLAAKIREVPGIAVSIVAIGPERYNEMFASFGNLNRLLAWGHAKVISNLAGQRPACPRALSDQFARPDVLARALKQQGVEIQLDQRTKGESDIAVAAASILARERFIDWMDKTSTSGGVVLPLGASAAVVDAARQVIAKHGMETLAKVAKLHFKTTANVRGDSNTSGMDSA